A window of Pantoea agglomerans contains these coding sequences:
- the pqqD gene encoding pyrroloquinoline quinone biosynthesis peptide chaperone PqqD, with protein sequence MNDNLIPAFRRGYRMQWEAAQDSHVVLYPEGMAKLNETAAAILEQVNGKESVSAIIAALDARFPEAGGVGEDVKEFLRAACEQKWIMFRDPE encoded by the coding sequence ATGAATGACAACTTAATTCCCGCGTTCCGCCGCGGCTATCGCATGCAGTGGGAAGCCGCGCAGGATAGTCACGTGGTGCTCTATCCAGAAGGCATGGCGAAGCTGAACGAAACCGCCGCCGCGATCCTTGAACAGGTGAACGGCAAAGAGAGCGTTAGCGCCATTATCGCCGCCCTCGACGCGCGCTTCCCGGAAGCGGGCGGCGTCGGCGAAGACGTTAAAGAGTTTCTGCGCGCGGCCTGTGAACAAAAGTGGATAATGTTTCGTGACCCAGAATAA
- a CDS encoding dipeptidase — translation MLTFDGHNDLLLRLWLHHRDAPVDAFFNGIEHGHLDFPRMQQGGLFGGLFAIFVPPQAYIAQTAPHLADAPWQPLEIMWQQLAILTQIAEQSQGRARLCRSAAEIALCRDAGVLALVAHIEGADALDEEGEQLQAFYDAGVRSIGPFWNLPNRFGVGVTGGFPGSPDSGPGLTDAGKALIKQANALNMLIDVSHMNEKAFWDTAALSRSPLVATHSNAHALCAQPRNLTDAQLAAIRDSGGMVGINFGNAFLRADGKRDSDTPLGDIVRHYERLIMIMGSDRVGFGSDFDGISVPEALKDVAGLPRLFAALRDAGYDQDRLEKLASDNWLRVLGQIWQG, via the coding sequence ATGTTAACTTTTGATGGGCATAACGATCTGCTGCTCAGGCTGTGGCTGCACCACCGCGACGCGCCAGTCGACGCCTTCTTTAACGGCATTGAACACGGCCATCTCGATTTTCCGCGCATGCAGCAGGGCGGCCTTTTCGGCGGCCTGTTCGCTATCTTCGTACCGCCGCAGGCTTATATCGCCCAGACGGCGCCGCACCTGGCCGACGCGCCCTGGCAGCCGCTGGAGATTATGTGGCAGCAGCTGGCTATTCTTACGCAGATCGCTGAGCAGTCGCAGGGCCGGGCGCGCCTGTGCCGCAGCGCCGCCGAGATTGCCCTCTGCCGTGACGCAGGCGTGCTGGCGCTGGTGGCCCATATCGAAGGCGCAGATGCGCTGGATGAAGAGGGCGAACAGCTGCAGGCGTTTTACGATGCGGGCGTGCGCAGCATCGGCCCGTTCTGGAACCTGCCTAACCGCTTCGGCGTCGGCGTGACCGGCGGCTTTCCCGGCTCGCCGGACAGCGGGCCGGGACTGACCGACGCTGGCAAAGCGCTGATCAAACAGGCCAACGCGCTTAATATGCTGATCGACGTATCGCATATGAACGAAAAAGCGTTCTGGGATACCGCCGCGCTCTCTCGCTCGCCGCTGGTGGCGACCCACTCTAATGCCCATGCGCTTTGCGCCCAGCCGCGCAACCTTACCGATGCGCAGCTCGCCGCTATACGCGACAGCGGCGGCATGGTCGGCATTAACTTCGGCAATGCGTTTCTGCGCGCCGACGGCAAGCGCGACAGCGACACCCCGCTAGGCGATATCGTCAGGCACTATGAAAGACTCATAATGATCATGGGCAGCGATCGTGTGGGATTTGGCTCCGATTTTGACGGCATCTCCGTGCCAGAGGCGCTAAAAGATGTGGCGGGACTGCCGCGCCTGTTCGCGGCATTGCGCGATGCGGGCTATGATCAGGATCGGCTGGAGAAGCTCGCCTCGGATAACTGGCTGCGCGTGCTGGGGCAGATCTGGCAGGGCTGA
- a CDS encoding NAD(P)-dependent oxidoreductase, producing the protein MSQQPAVAVLGLGAMGHAFAANLLKKGFTVYGWNRTRARGEDLVASGLTLCDSPAEAVQAADVVIAMLSDGDTTEKTLHQVKEALKQGATLAQMGTIGVEKTDALIAWFASARPDVLFIDAPVSGTKAPAENAQILVMASGDQTRAQAAEKVFAAIGKGTQWLGEAGKSSRMKLVVNSWLIGLMQSLAESTRLAEEFGFTTDDLWKVLEGGPLAAPYAKGKLAMIASEDFTPQMSLVWALKDAKLALEAKGDAKLPALEQIAELWQQAVDAGYGEKDLASIHHYLKG; encoded by the coding sequence ATGAGTCAACAACCGGCCGTCGCCGTATTGGGTTTAGGTGCCATGGGGCACGCTTTTGCCGCCAACCTGCTGAAAAAGGGCTTCACCGTCTATGGCTGGAACCGCACGCGGGCGCGCGGCGAAGATCTGGTCGCCTCCGGCCTGACGCTGTGTGACAGCCCGGCAGAGGCAGTGCAGGCCGCTGACGTGGTCATCGCCATGCTCTCCGACGGCGACACCACGGAAAAGACGCTTCATCAGGTGAAAGAGGCGCTGAAGCAGGGCGCGACCCTGGCGCAGATGGGCACTATCGGCGTTGAGAAAACCGACGCCCTGATCGCCTGGTTTGCATCAGCGCGCCCGGACGTGCTGTTTATCGACGCGCCGGTTTCCGGCACCAAAGCGCCAGCGGAAAATGCGCAGATCCTGGTGATGGCCAGCGGCGACCAGACGCGCGCTCAGGCGGCAGAAAAGGTCTTCGCCGCGATTGGCAAAGGCACCCAGTGGCTGGGCGAGGCGGGCAAATCGTCGCGCATGAAGCTGGTCGTTAACAGCTGGCTGATCGGCCTGATGCAGAGCCTGGCGGAGAGCACGCGCCTGGCGGAGGAGTTTGGCTTTACCACCGACGATCTCTGGAAGGTGCTGGAGGGCGGTCCGCTGGCGGCGCCCTACGCCAAAGGGAAGCTCGCGATGATCGCCAGTGAAGATTTTACCCCGCAGATGAGCCTGGTATGGGCGCTGAAAGATGCGAAGCTGGCGTTAGAGGCGAAGGGCGACGCGAAGCTGCCCGCGCTGGAGCAGATCGCTGAACTCTGGCAGCAGGCGGTAGACGCCGGCTACGGCGAGAAAGATCTGGCGTCGATTCATCACTATCTGAAGGGGTAA
- a CDS encoding AraC family transcriptional regulator has product MSARLTFDFATRPLVPYAHDYAHGDSEPWHHHSCAQLIHTLSGVVRVDTAQGSWIVPPSRGVWLPAFTRHALQITGKVAARTLFVDPLARADLPAGCQVVQISPLLRELIVSSLQLPENYLPGSRSERIYELILDELRCMDVLPFNLPEPQSVRLQKLCRAIQQSPGDCWTLEGAARQLNLSGRTLARHFLCETGLHFSDWVRRARLAIALTRLAQGEPVLSVALDLGYESPSAFSAMFRRLLGVAPAAWFAAEEKPPLR; this is encoded by the coding sequence ATGTCGGCGCGGCTGACTTTTGATTTTGCCACCCGGCCGCTGGTGCCTTATGCGCATGATTACGCGCACGGTGACAGCGAACCCTGGCACCATCATAGCTGCGCGCAGCTGATCCACACCCTGAGCGGCGTCGTGCGCGTCGATACCGCGCAGGGCAGCTGGATCGTGCCGCCGAGCCGCGGCGTCTGGCTGCCTGCCTTTACCCGCCATGCGCTGCAGATAACCGGTAAGGTCGCCGCGCGCACGCTGTTCGTCGATCCGCTGGCGCGCGCCGATCTGCCCGCTGGCTGTCAGGTTGTGCAGATTTCGCCGCTGCTGCGCGAACTGATTGTGAGTTCGCTGCAGCTTCCGGAAAATTATCTGCCCGGCAGCCGCAGCGAGCGCATCTATGAATTGATTCTGGATGAGCTGCGCTGCATGGACGTGCTGCCGTTTAATCTGCCGGAGCCGCAGAGTGTGCGTCTGCAAAAGCTCTGCCGCGCTATTCAGCAGTCGCCGGGCGACTGCTGGACGCTGGAGGGCGCGGCGCGGCAGCTAAACCTTTCGGGTCGCACCTTAGCGCGCCATTTTTTATGCGAGACCGGCCTGCATTTTAGCGACTGGGTACGGCGCGCGCGGCTTGCTATCGCCCTGACGCGGCTGGCGCAGGGCGAGCCGGTGCTGAGCGTGGCGCTCGATCTCGGCTATGAAAGCCCGAGCGCTTTTAGCGCGATGTTTCGTCGTCTGCTGGGCGTTGCCCCGGCAGCCTGGTTTGCGGCGGAAGAAAAGCCGCCGCTGCGTTAA
- the pqqE gene encoding pyrroloquinoline quinone biosynthesis protein PqqE, producing the protein MTQNKPAVNPPLWLLAELTYRCPLQCPYCSNPLDFAQQEKELTTEQWIEVFRQARAMGSVQLGFSGGEPLTRKDLPELIRAARDLGFYTNLITSGIGLTEKKLDAFAEAGLDHIQISFQASDETLNAALAGSKKAFQQKLEMARAVKKHGYPMVLNFVLHRHNIDQIDKIIDLCIELEADDVELATCQFYGWAQLNRQGLLPTREQIAQAEAVVSRYREQMGASGNLTNLLFVTPDYYEERPKPCMGGWGSIFLSVTPEGTALPCHSARQLPVQFPSVLEQSLEDIWYRSFGFNRYRGFDWMPEPCRSCDEKEKDFGGCRCQAFMLTGNADNTDPVCSKSPHHDVILEARREAACSDVKIGQLQFRNRTNSQLIYKTRTF; encoded by the coding sequence GTGACCCAGAATAAACCCGCCGTCAATCCGCCGCTCTGGCTGCTGGCGGAGCTGACCTATCGCTGCCCGCTGCAGTGTCCTTACTGCTCCAACCCGCTCGATTTTGCGCAGCAGGAGAAAGAGCTGACCACCGAGCAGTGGATTGAGGTGTTTCGCCAGGCGCGCGCCATGGGCAGCGTGCAGCTCGGTTTTTCCGGCGGTGAACCCCTGACGCGTAAAGATCTGCCGGAGCTTATCCGCGCCGCGCGCGATCTCGGCTTCTACACCAACCTGATCACCTCGGGTATCGGCCTGACCGAGAAAAAGCTCGACGCCTTCGCCGAGGCGGGCCTGGACCATATCCAGATCAGCTTCCAGGCGAGTGACGAAACGCTGAACGCCGCGCTGGCGGGCTCGAAAAAAGCCTTTCAGCAGAAGCTGGAGATGGCGCGCGCGGTGAAGAAGCACGGCTATCCGATGGTGCTCAACTTTGTGTTACACCGTCACAATATTGATCAGATCGACAAGATTATCGACCTCTGCATCGAGCTGGAAGCGGACGACGTCGAGCTGGCCACCTGCCAGTTCTACGGCTGGGCGCAGCTTAACCGGCAGGGGCTGCTGCCGACGCGCGAGCAGATCGCGCAGGCGGAAGCGGTTGTCAGCCGCTATCGCGAACAAATGGGCGCCAGCGGTAATCTCACCAACCTGCTGTTTGTGACGCCGGACTACTATGAAGAGCGCCCCAAACCCTGTATGGGCGGCTGGGGATCGATTTTCCTCAGCGTTACGCCGGAAGGCACCGCGCTGCCGTGCCACAGCGCGCGTCAGCTGCCGGTGCAGTTCCCGTCGGTGCTGGAGCAGTCGCTGGAAGATATCTGGTATCGCTCTTTCGGCTTTAACCGCTATCGCGGCTTCGACTGGATGCCGGAACCCTGCCGCTCGTGCGATGAGAAAGAGAAGGACTTCGGCGGCTGCCGCTGCCAGGCCTTTATGCTGACCGGTAACGCAGACAATACGGATCCGGTGTGCAGCAAGTCGCCGCACCACGATGTGATCCTCGAAGCGCGACGCGAAGCGGCCTGCAGCGACGTGAAAATCGGCCAGCTGCAGTTCC
- the pqqA gene encoding pyrroloquinoline quinone precursor peptide PqqA gives MWKKPEFVDLRLGLEVTLYISNR, from the coding sequence ATGTGGAAAAAACCTGAATTTGTTGATTTACGTCTCGGTCTGGAAGTTACGCTGTACATCTCCAACCGTTAA
- the pqqC gene encoding pyrroloquinoline-quinone synthase PqqC, which yields MQITETLTPQAFEQALRDKGAYYHIHHPYHIAMHNGNATREQIQGWVANRFYYQTSIPLKDAAIMANCPDPATRRKWVQRILDHDGSDGRDGGIEAWLQLGEAVGLTRDALLSEQHVLPGVRFAVDAYVNFARRANWQEAACSSLTELFAPQIHQSRLDSWPQHYPWIKEEGYFYFRSRLSQANRDVEHGLALALEFCDTVEKQNRMLEILQFKLDILWTMLDAMTMAYELKRPPYHTVTDKAAWHTTRLV from the coding sequence ATGCAAATCACCGAGACGCTGACGCCGCAGGCGTTCGAACAGGCGTTGCGCGATAAGGGCGCCTATTACCATATTCATCATCCGTACCATATCGCGATGCATAACGGCAACGCGACGCGTGAGCAGATCCAGGGCTGGGTGGCGAACCGCTTCTACTACCAGACCAGCATCCCGCTGAAAGACGCGGCGATTATGGCGAACTGCCCGGATCCCGCTACGCGCCGCAAGTGGGTGCAGCGCATCCTCGACCATGACGGCAGCGACGGCCGCGACGGCGGCATCGAAGCCTGGCTTCAACTCGGGGAAGCGGTGGGTCTGACGCGCGACGCGCTGCTGTCGGAGCAGCATGTGCTGCCGGGCGTGCGCTTCGCGGTTGACGCCTATGTTAACTTTGCGCGCCGCGCCAACTGGCAGGAAGCAGCCTGCAGCTCGCTGACGGAGCTGTTCGCGCCGCAGATCCACCAGTCGCGCCTCGACAGCTGGCCGCAGCACTATCCCTGGATCAAGGAAGAGGGCTACTTCTATTTCCGTAGCCGCCTGAGCCAGGCGAACCGCGACGTTGAGCACGGCCTGGCGCTGGCGCTAGAGTTTTGCGATACGGTTGAGAAGCAGAACCGGATGCTGGAGATCCTGCAGTTCAAGCTCGACATTCTCTGGACCATGCTGGACGCCATGACCATGGCCTATGAACTGAAGCGTCCGCCTTACCATACGGTCACCGACAAGGCGGCCTGGCACACGACGAGACTGGTATAA
- the leuA gene encoding 2-isopropylmalate synthase: MLTQPAEKYRAFPVIALPDRQWPSRQLTVAPRWLSTDLRDGNQALAEPMDAERKLAFWDLLLACGFKEIEVAFPAASQTDFQFWRQLIEQQRIPGDVTIQVLTQAREALISRTFEALQDAPRAILHLYTATAPLFRERVFNQSKAEIVALACAAARQIRDGCEARPETHWTFEYSPETFCFTEPEFALAICEAVADIWRPCAARPMIINLPATVEVNTPNVYADQIEYFCRHFSRRDAVCISVHPHNDRGTGTACAELALLAGADRVEGCLFGNGERTGNVDIVTLALNLYSQGVAPQLDFSDINRVIEVVTRCNQLPVHPRHPYAGELVFTAFSGSHQDAIRKGFAIRQQQQEKIWQMPYLPLDPADIGCSYEAVIRVNSQSGKSGAAWLLEQNHGLRLPRALMQDFSLHIQHETDRDGKEMTQRAVWQRFCLHYGVEEPRLKLMNAESHSDGDLTQLEVSLSLSVGTRRLRGRGNGLLSAAIDALQHALGLSLTIEDYHEHTLGKRSDSRSVAYLCCLDAQGKRTWGVSIDSDIARASLQALFNAAAAFLPPQTRLPGQRPADDETSR, encoded by the coding sequence ATGTTGACGCAACCCGCCGAGAAATACCGTGCTTTTCCCGTTATCGCCCTGCCCGATCGCCAGTGGCCCAGCCGCCAGCTGACCGTCGCACCGCGCTGGCTTTCCACCGATTTACGTGACGGCAATCAGGCGCTGGCCGAACCGATGGACGCGGAACGCAAGCTGGCGTTCTGGGACCTGCTGCTGGCCTGCGGCTTTAAGGAGATTGAGGTTGCCTTTCCCGCCGCCTCGCAGACAGATTTTCAGTTTTGGCGCCAGCTAATCGAACAGCAGCGCATTCCCGGCGATGTCACCATTCAGGTGCTGACGCAGGCGCGCGAGGCGCTGATTAGCCGCACCTTTGAGGCGTTGCAGGATGCGCCGCGCGCGATCCTGCATCTCTACACCGCCACGGCACCGCTGTTTCGTGAACGGGTGTTCAACCAGAGCAAGGCGGAGATCGTTGCGCTGGCCTGCGCAGCCGCGCGTCAGATCCGTGACGGCTGCGAGGCGCGTCCGGAAACGCACTGGACCTTTGAATATTCGCCTGAAACCTTCTGCTTTACCGAGCCGGAGTTTGCGCTGGCAATCTGTGAGGCGGTGGCGGATATCTGGCGGCCCTGCGCCGCGCGCCCGATGATTATCAATTTGCCCGCCACCGTTGAGGTCAACACGCCCAACGTTTATGCCGATCAGATCGAATATTTTTGCCGTCATTTCAGCCGTCGCGATGCCGTCTGCATCAGCGTGCATCCGCATAACGATCGCGGCACCGGTACCGCCTGCGCGGAACTGGCGCTGCTGGCAGGCGCCGATCGCGTTGAAGGCTGTCTGTTTGGCAACGGCGAGCGCACCGGCAACGTCGATATTGTCACGCTGGCCCTTAATCTCTACAGCCAGGGCGTTGCGCCACAACTCGATTTCAGCGATATCAACAGGGTGATCGAGGTGGTGACCCGCTGCAATCAGCTGCCGGTACACCCTCGCCATCCCTATGCCGGCGAGCTGGTGTTTACCGCCTTTTCCGGCTCGCATCAGGATGCGATTCGCAAAGGCTTTGCCATCCGCCAGCAGCAGCAGGAAAAGATCTGGCAGATGCCCTATCTGCCGCTCGATCCCGCCGATATTGGCTGTAGCTACGAGGCGGTTATCCGCGTCAACAGCCAGTCGGGTAAAAGCGGCGCCGCCTGGCTGCTGGAGCAGAATCACGGGCTGAGGCTGCCGCGCGCGCTGATGCAGGATTTCAGCCTGCATATTCAGCATGAAACGGACCGAGACGGCAAAGAGATGACGCAGCGCGCTGTCTGGCAGCGTTTTTGTCTGCACTACGGCGTAGAAGAGCCCAGGCTGAAGCTGATGAACGCAGAAAGCCACAGCGATGGCGATCTCACGCAGCTGGAGGTCAGCCTCTCTCTGAGCGTCGGCACACGCCGCCTGCGCGGCCGCGGCAACGGACTGCTGTCAGCGGCGATTGACGCGCTGCAGCATGCGCTGGGGCTAAGCCTGACCATTGAGGATTATCATGAGCATACCCTGGGCAAACGCAGCGATAGCCGATCGGTCGCCTATCTCTGCTGCCTGGACGCTCAGGGCAAGCGCACCTGGGGCGTGAGCATCGACAGCGATATCGCCCGCGCCTCGCTCCAGGCGCTGTTTAACGCAGCGGCGGCTTTTCTTCCGCCGCAAACCAGGCTGCCGGGGCAACGCCCAGCAGACGACGAAACATCGCGCTAA
- the pqqA gene encoding pyrroloquinoline quinone precursor peptide PqqA gives MWKKPEFVDLRLGLEVTLYISNR, from the coding sequence ATGTGGAAGAAGCCAGAATTTGTTGATCTGCGCCTCGGTCTGGAAGTGACTCTGTACATTTCTAACCGTTAA
- the pqqB gene encoding pyrroloquinoline quinone biosynthesis protein PqqB, translated as MFIKVLGSAAGGGFPQWNCNCANCQGVRDGTIQASARTQSSIILSDDGENWVLCNASPDISQQIAHTPELIKKGVLRGTAIGAIILTDSQIDHTTGLLSLREGCPHQVWCTPEVHADLTSGFPIFTMLKHWNGGLQHRPIAPLEPFSVDVCPNLRFTAIPILSNAPPYSPYRDRPLPGHNVALFIENLASKQTLLYAPGLGEPDAVIMPWLQKADCLLIDGTVWKDDELQATGVGTNTGKAMGHLALSEEQGLMALLASLPAKRKILIHINNTNPILNEQSPQRQFLTQQGIEVSWDGMAIHLQE; from the coding sequence ATGTTCATCAAAGTTCTTGGATCCGCCGCTGGCGGCGGTTTTCCTCAGTGGAACTGCAACTGCGCCAACTGTCAGGGCGTGCGCGACGGTACGATTCAGGCCAGCGCGCGTACACAGTCCTCGATTATTCTCAGCGACGACGGCGAAAACTGGGTGTTATGCAACGCCTCGCCGGACATCAGCCAGCAGATCGCCCATACGCCAGAACTGATAAAAAAGGGCGTGCTGCGCGGCACCGCCATCGGCGCCATTATTCTTACCGACAGCCAGATCGATCACACCACCGGCCTGCTCAGCCTGCGCGAAGGCTGCCCGCATCAGGTGTGGTGCACGCCGGAAGTGCACGCCGATCTTACCAGCGGCTTTCCCATTTTCACCATGCTGAAGCACTGGAACGGCGGGCTGCAGCATCGCCCCATTGCGCCGCTGGAGCCGTTCAGCGTCGACGTCTGCCCGAACCTGCGCTTTACCGCGATTCCGATCCTCAGCAACGCGCCGCCTTACTCGCCATACCGCGATCGTCCGCTGCCGGGACATAACGTGGCGCTGTTTATTGAAAACCTCGCCAGCAAACAGACGCTGCTCTATGCGCCGGGCCTCGGCGAGCCGGACGCGGTGATTATGCCCTGGCTGCAGAAGGCGGACTGCCTGCTGATTGACGGCACCGTCTGGAAAGATGACGAGCTGCAGGCCACCGGCGTCGGCACCAATACCGGCAAAGCGATGGGGCATCTGGCGCTCTCTGAAGAGCAGGGGCTGATGGCGCTGCTCGCCTCGCTGCCGGCAAAACGCAAGATTTTGATCCACATTAACAACACCAATCCGATCCTCAACGAGCAGTCGCCGCAGCGTCAGTTTCTGACGCAGCAGGGCATTGAAGTGAGCTGGGACGGCATGGCGATTCATCTCCAGGAGTGA
- a CDS encoding TonB family protein — MFAIFNADANIIKYPVRAENLRIDGEVNVLYDVNRNGMVENIRLISAEPPDVFDRSVRKQISYWKFTSGKAKKNEQLKIIFKAN, encoded by the coding sequence ATGTTTGCTATCTTTAATGCCGATGCAAACATTATCAAATATCCTGTTCGAGCTGAAAATCTTCGCATCGATGGCGAAGTTAATGTGCTTTACGACGTTAACAGAAACGGGATGGTAGAGAACATCCGTCTGATCAGTGCGGAACCGCCTGATGTTTTCGATCGTAGCGTACGCAAGCAAATTTCGTACTGGAAGTTTACATCAGGCAAAGCCAAAAAAAACGAGCAGCTAAAAATCATTTTCAAAGCTAATTAA
- a CDS encoding ABC transporter substrate-binding protein — protein sequence MKYPAFYIVLALVSVPSAQAVTLRIADQKGNMRAEMTAAHQLDNLSYRIEWAEFPAAAPLAEALNAGAVDAGIIGDAPLLFSLAAGSQVKAVAVSKSVPAGLAVLVRPDSPIKTAADLKGKSIATGRGSIGHFQALKTLEQAGLSDKDVSWRFLQPADARIALSSGAVDAWATWDPYTALAEVTRSGRVLVNGVGLSTGNSFLAATDAAISDREKRAALQDYVNRLAAADRWANSHVGDYAQTLAKIIGFPAAAAEKSFSRRQSHWQSIDDNTVRQQQETADFYQKYGLIQKTLDVQPTFYRGLKVAQGS from the coding sequence ATGAAATATCCCGCTTTTTATATTGTGCTTGCGCTGGTCAGCGTCCCCTCCGCGCAGGCCGTCACGCTGCGCATCGCCGATCAGAAAGGCAATATGCGCGCCGAGATGACGGCGGCGCATCAGCTCGACAATCTGAGCTACCGCATCGAGTGGGCGGAGTTTCCCGCCGCCGCGCCGCTGGCGGAGGCGCTCAATGCGGGCGCGGTGGATGCGGGCATTATCGGCGACGCACCGCTGCTCTTTTCGCTGGCCGCCGGTTCGCAGGTAAAAGCGGTGGCGGTCAGTAAATCGGTGCCTGCGGGACTGGCGGTGCTGGTGCGGCCCGATTCGCCCATCAAAACCGCCGCCGATTTGAAAGGTAAAAGCATCGCTACCGGACGCGGCTCAATCGGCCATTTTCAGGCGCTAAAAACCCTTGAGCAGGCGGGTCTGAGCGATAAAGATGTCAGCTGGCGCTTTTTACAGCCTGCAGATGCGCGTATTGCCCTCTCCAGCGGCGCGGTAGACGCCTGGGCAACCTGGGATCCCTATACCGCGCTGGCGGAAGTGACCCGGAGCGGCCGCGTGCTGGTCAACGGCGTCGGGCTCTCGACCGGCAACAGCTTTCTGGCCGCCACCGACGCCGCCATCAGCGATCGCGAAAAACGCGCCGCACTGCAGGATTACGTCAACCGGCTGGCGGCGGCGGATCGCTGGGCCAACAGTCACGTTGGCGACTACGCGCAGACGCTGGCGAAGATTATCGGTTTCCCGGCCGCCGCGGCAGAAAAGTCCTTTTCGCGCCGCCAGTCGCACTGGCAGAGTATCGACGACAATACGGTGCGCCAGCAGCAGGAGACCGCCGACTTTTATCAGAAATATGGCCTGATCCAGAAAACCCTGGATGTGCAGCCCACCTTTTATCGCGGACTAAAGGTGGCGCAGGGCAGTTAA